In Leisingera sp. NJS204, the following are encoded in one genomic region:
- a CDS encoding NADPH:quinone oxidoreductase family protein encodes MQAFQVPAFDRPASLTETDVPPPGPGQAAVALRACGLNFADLLMMKGSYQDTPEPPFTLGLEAAGVVTELGEGTKGFTPGDRVALFGGSGGLAEAGVFDAAQLIRIPDAMSFEHAAAMQIAYGTSHMALDHCARLQPGETLLVTGAAGGVGLTAVEIGKLMGATVIAQARGQEKLEVAAAAGADHLVDAGEDLRSTVKALGGADVVYDAVGGDVWKAAFRAANPGARLLPVGFAGGEVPQIPANHLLVKNLTVIGFYLGGYMKFRPEAVRRSFETLFTWHGEGRIKPHISHTLPLDRAAEGLELLRSRKSTGKVVITMGRNR; translated from the coding sequence ATGCAGGCTTTTCAAGTTCCGGCCTTTGACCGTCCGGCGTCGCTGACTGAAACAGACGTCCCGCCGCCGGGCCCTGGCCAAGCTGCCGTTGCGCTGCGGGCCTGCGGTTTGAACTTTGCCGACCTATTGATGATGAAGGGCAGCTATCAGGACACGCCCGAGCCTCCCTTTACCCTGGGACTGGAAGCGGCAGGCGTGGTGACGGAACTGGGTGAAGGCACAAAAGGGTTTACTCCTGGCGACCGGGTCGCGCTGTTCGGCGGTTCCGGCGGGCTGGCTGAAGCCGGGGTTTTTGACGCAGCCCAACTGATCCGGATCCCGGATGCGATGAGTTTCGAGCACGCCGCGGCGATGCAGATCGCATATGGCACCAGCCACATGGCATTGGATCATTGCGCCCGCCTGCAGCCGGGCGAGACACTGCTGGTAACAGGCGCCGCCGGCGGCGTCGGGCTGACGGCTGTTGAAATCGGCAAGCTGATGGGCGCGACGGTGATTGCCCAGGCCCGCGGGCAGGAGAAGCTGGAGGTTGCTGCCGCTGCCGGTGCGGATCACCTGGTCGATGCCGGTGAAGACCTGCGCAGCACTGTGAAAGCACTGGGCGGGGCCGATGTGGTTTATGACGCTGTGGGCGGCGATGTTTGGAAAGCCGCTTTCCGCGCAGCCAATCCCGGCGCTCGGCTGCTGCCGGTGGGATTTGCCGGCGGCGAGGTGCCGCAAATTCCGGCCAACCACCTGCTGGTGAAGAACCTGACAGTGATCGGTTTCTATCTGGGCGGCTACATGAAATTCCGGCCCGAAGCGGTGCGCCGGTCCTTTGAGACGCTGTTTACCTGGCACGGCGAAGGCCGCATCAAACCGCATATCAGCCACACCCTGCCGCTGGACCGCGCGGCCGAGGGGCTGGAGCTGCTGCGCAGCCGCAAGTCCACCGGCAAGGTGGTGATCACCATGGGCCGCAACCGCTGA
- a CDS encoding helix-turn-helix domain-containing protein produces MAHPVDVHVGKRIRHRRWLIGMTQQQLAEQVGIKFQQIQKYETGANRVSASRLWDISDALEVPVSFFFEGLQEEGKSSSDKASVPEDLMGDKEALDLVRSYYAIPENQRRRLFELARVLSDVA; encoded by the coding sequence ATGGCTCATCCAGTTGACGTGCATGTGGGAAAGCGCATCCGCCACCGCCGGTGGCTGATCGGCATGACACAGCAGCAACTCGCCGAGCAGGTCGGCATTAAATTTCAGCAAATTCAGAAATACGAGACCGGTGCCAATCGGGTCAGCGCCTCGCGGCTCTGGGATATTTCCGACGCCCTTGAGGTGCCGGTGAGCTTCTTCTTCGAAGGTCTGCAGGAAGAAGGCAAATCCTCGTCGGATAAAGCCTCCGTTCCGGAAGATCTGATGGGCGACAAGGAAGCTCTTGATCTGGTGCGCTCCTACTATGCAATCCCGGAAAACCAGCGCCGCCGCCTGTTTGAGCTGGCACGCGTGCTGAGCGACGTCGCCTGA
- the hisN gene encoding histidinol-phosphatase, whose amino-acid sequence MADAARAAILPHFRTSSLTAENKLDGGFDPVTVADRAAEQAMRAVLAELRPDDGILGEEFGTKPGTSGRTWVLDPIDGTRGFISGTPTWGVLIALSNENGPFLGVIDQPYTGERFCGGPDIASMTGPLGKRPLQTRATAALEDAILFTTFPEVGTAEDRAAFERVSARSKLTRYGTDCYAYALVAAGQVDLVIEAGLNAYDIQAPIALIQAAGGMVTDWQGNPAHNGGRALAAANADIHAAALELLQQT is encoded by the coding sequence ATGGCAGACGCAGCCCGCGCCGCCATCCTGCCGCATTTCCGCACATCTTCGCTGACCGCTGAGAACAAACTCGACGGCGGGTTTGATCCGGTCACGGTTGCGGACCGCGCTGCCGAGCAGGCGATGCGGGCAGTGCTGGCGGAGTTGCGCCCCGATGACGGAATTCTGGGCGAAGAGTTCGGCACCAAGCCGGGGACTTCGGGCCGCACCTGGGTGCTGGACCCGATTGACGGAACCCGCGGTTTCATCAGCGGTACGCCAACCTGGGGCGTGCTGATTGCGCTGTCGAATGAAAACGGCCCGTTCCTGGGGGTAATCGACCAGCCCTATACCGGCGAGCGTTTCTGCGGCGGGCCGGATATTGCTTCCATGACCGGCCCATTAGGCAAAAGACCTCTGCAGACCCGCGCCACTGCGGCGCTGGAAGACGCCATCCTGTTCACCACATTCCCGGAGGTCGGCACAGCGGAAGACCGCGCTGCGTTCGAACGGGTCTCGGCCCGCTCCAAGCTGACCCGCTATGGCACCGACTGTTATGCCTATGCGCTGGTGGCGGCAGGACAAGTGGATCTGGTGATCGAGGCCGGTCTCAACGCTTATGACATTCAGGCGCCGATTGCGCTGATCCAGGCGGCAGGCGGCATGGTCACTGACTGGCAGGGCAACCCGGCTCACAACGGCGGCCGTGCCCTGGCCGCGGCCAACGCGGATATTCACGCGGCTGCGCTGGAACTGCTGCAACAGACGTAA
- a CDS encoding 8-oxoguanine deaminase, giving the protein MTEILIQNADTILTMDDTRRVLHGADVLIRGGVIAAVGQGLQTSEEVISGRGCVVTPGLVNTHHHLYQNLTRAVPGAQDALLFGWLQRLYPIWAQFTPDEMFVSAQLGLAELALSGCTLSSDHLYLYPNGSRLEDTIHAARDVGLRFHPTRGAMSIGESDGGLPPDSLVEKEQAILDDMIRVVDGFHDAGEGSMCRVGLAPCSPFSVSRELMRDAALLARDKGVMLHTHLAENDEDIAYSEAKFGCRPGQYAEELGWTGDDVWHAHCVKLDVKEIDLFARTRTGVAHCPCSNCRLGSGIAPVRVMRDAGVPVGLGVDGSASNDMAGLASEARQAMLLQRVANGADAMSAYETLEIATRGGADVLGRPDCGRLAPGKRADIAVWDTTGIASSGSWDTAALLLAGPTQVKHLFVEGKQIIRSGEITTLDLPQLIERHGKLARALASSF; this is encoded by the coding sequence ATGACAGAGATCCTGATACAAAATGCCGACACCATCCTGACGATGGATGACACGCGCCGTGTGCTGCACGGCGCTGATGTGCTGATCCGTGGCGGCGTGATTGCCGCAGTGGGGCAGGGGCTGCAGACCAGCGAGGAGGTGATTTCCGGGCGCGGCTGCGTCGTCACTCCCGGGCTGGTCAACACCCATCACCACCTCTACCAGAACCTGACCCGCGCGGTGCCGGGTGCGCAAGATGCGCTGCTGTTCGGCTGGCTGCAGCGGCTCTATCCCATCTGGGCGCAGTTCACCCCGGACGAGATGTTCGTCTCTGCCCAGCTGGGCCTGGCGGAGCTGGCGCTGTCGGGCTGCACGCTCAGTTCCGACCACCTGTACCTATACCCCAATGGCTCGCGGCTGGAGGACACTATCCATGCCGCCCGCGATGTGGGCCTGCGCTTTCACCCGACCCGCGGCGCGATGAGCATCGGCGAAAGCGACGGCGGATTGCCGCCTGACAGCCTGGTCGAGAAAGAGCAGGCCATTCTCGACGACATGATCCGGGTTGTTGATGGCTTCCACGATGCAGGCGAAGGGTCCATGTGCCGCGTCGGCCTGGCTCCATGCTCGCCGTTTTCGGTCAGCCGCGAGCTGATGCGCGATGCCGCACTGCTGGCCCGTGACAAAGGCGTGATGCTGCACACCCATCTGGCCGAAAACGACGAAGACATTGCCTATTCCGAGGCCAAATTCGGCTGCCGCCCCGGCCAGTATGCCGAAGAGCTTGGCTGGACCGGCGATGATGTCTGGCATGCCCACTGCGTGAAGCTCGACGTGAAAGAGATTGACCTTTTTGCCAGAACCCGCACCGGGGTTGCCCATTGCCCCTGTTCCAACTGCCGTCTGGGCAGCGGCATTGCCCCTGTGCGCGTAATGCGGGACGCCGGGGTTCCTGTGGGGCTGGGCGTGGACGGCTCCGCCAGCAACGACATGGCCGGCCTGGCGTCAGAGGCGCGGCAGGCCATGCTGCTGCAGCGGGTTGCCAATGGCGCCGACGCGATGAGCGCTTATGAAACGCTGGAGATCGCCACCCGCGGCGGCGCCGATGTGCTGGGCCGCCCGGATTGCGGCCGCCTGGCACCGGGCAAGCGCGCCGATATCGCGGTCTGGGACACCACAGGCATTGCCTCCAGCGGCAGCTGGGACACCGCAGCCCTGCTGCTGGCCGGTCCGACCCAGGTGAAACACTTGTTTGTCGAAGGCAAGCAGATCATCCGCAGCGGCGAGATCACAACGCTCGACCTGCCGCAGCTGATCGAACGCCACGGGAAACTGGCGCGGGCGCTGGCTTCATCTTTCTGA
- the guaD gene encoding guanine deaminase has protein sequence MGTDYILKGHVLSFAGSPFAADRPEDAARLLDAVAVQNGKVAGAGPLAEMQALLPKAETVDHSGKLIMAGFVDAHVHYPQTAIIASWGKRLIDWLNSYTFPEEMRFGDRAYADGIANRYLDLTAAHGTTTACSYCTIHSESVDAFFTAAQSRGQRVVAGKTCMDRNAPEELRDTAQSAYDDSDALIGRWHGVDRLEYAITPRFSPTSTPAQLEAMGALWGKHPECLMQTHLSEQTDEIEWVRSLFPQARDYLDTYEEFGLLGARGLYGHAIHLEERERHRLRDFGAALIHCPTSNTFIGSGLFDMAGLMAEGQRIGLATDTGGGSSFSMLRTMAAAYEIGQLRGTPLHAAQLLWLATQGSATALRMEAKIGNIAPGMEADLVVLDLASAPAIAQRSARAEDIWEAVFPTIMMGDDRAIAGVWIGGRPVEQRR, from the coding sequence ATGGGCACCGATTACATCCTGAAAGGGCACGTACTGTCTTTTGCCGGCTCTCCCTTTGCCGCGGACCGGCCCGAAGACGCGGCCCGTCTGCTGGACGCGGTGGCGGTGCAAAACGGCAAGGTCGCGGGTGCCGGGCCGCTGGCAGAGATGCAGGCGCTGCTGCCAAAGGCGGAAACCGTGGACCACAGCGGCAAGCTGATCATGGCAGGGTTTGTGGACGCCCACGTGCATTATCCGCAGACCGCGATTATCGCCAGCTGGGGCAAGCGGCTGATCGACTGGCTGAACAGCTATACCTTCCCGGAGGAGATGCGGTTCGGCGACCGCGCCTATGCAGACGGAATTGCCAACAGGTATCTGGACCTGACTGCCGCACATGGCACCACCACAGCCTGCAGCTATTGCACAATTCACTCCGAAAGCGTGGATGCGTTTTTCACGGCCGCGCAATCGCGCGGGCAGCGGGTGGTTGCGGGCAAGACCTGCATGGACCGCAACGCGCCGGAGGAACTGCGGGATACCGCGCAGTCGGCTTATGACGATTCAGACGCATTGATCGGGCGCTGGCACGGTGTGGACCGGCTGGAATATGCAATTACCCCGCGGTTTTCGCCCACCTCCACCCCTGCGCAGCTGGAGGCAATGGGTGCACTGTGGGGCAAGCACCCGGAATGCCTGATGCAAACGCATCTGAGCGAGCAGACTGATGAAATCGAATGGGTCAGGTCGTTGTTTCCGCAAGCCCGCGATTATCTGGACACCTATGAGGAGTTCGGACTGTTGGGCGCCAGGGGCCTTTATGGCCACGCAATCCATCTGGAGGAGCGTGAACGGCACCGGTTGCGGGACTTTGGCGCGGCGCTGATCCACTGCCCGACGTCGAATACCTTTATCGGCTCCGGGCTGTTCGACATGGCAGGGCTGATGGCAGAGGGCCAGCGGATCGGGCTTGCCACTGACACCGGCGGCGGGTCCAGCTTTTCGATGCTGCGCACCATGGCGGCGGCCTATGAGATCGGCCAGCTGCGCGGCACGCCGCTGCATGCAGCACAGCTGTTGTGGCTGGCGACCCAAGGATCCGCCACGGCGCTGCGGATGGAGGCAAAGATCGGCAATATCGCCCCCGGAATGGAGGCGGATCTGGTGGTGCTGGATCTGGCCTCGGCCCCGGCGATCGCGCAGCGGTCCGCGCGGGCGGAGGATATCTGGGAGGCGGTGTTCCCCACCATCATGATGGGCGACGACCGCGCCATTGCCGGGGTCTGGATTGGCGGGCGACCGGTTGAGCAGAGGCGCTGA
- the mgtE gene encoding magnesium transporter, with product MSSGDNITGDLSQDDSYDLDRKLVARILGAVEQGDQQALTDLLEDLHAADIADLLEQIDASDRARLIRLYDREFDGEILSELDESIREEVIETLNPLVLADAVREMESDDVVDLLEDLEVPQQEAILEALEDADRVAVEQSLSYPENSAGRLMQREVVMAPEHWNVGQAIDFMRNSDDLPEQFYHVVLVDPRLHPIGNVTLGRIMATKRQVPLTELVEDTFQVIPADQDEEDVAYAFNQYHLISAPVTDAEGRLVGVITIDDAMIVQDEEHEEDILRLAGVGEESSLADRVIETTKRRFPWLAVNLVTAILASLVIAQFEATISQFVALAVLMPIVASMGGNAGTQSLTVAVRAIATRDLTGSNVWRVIRREVLVGLVNGVIFAIVMGLVGLAWFGSPMLGVVIAVAMVINLVVAGLAGTVIPVLLEKAGIDPALASGAFVTTVTDVVGFFAFLGLAATVLL from the coding sequence ATGAGCAGCGGCGACAACATCACCGGCGATCTGTCTCAGGACGACTCCTATGACCTGGACCGCAAATTGGTTGCCCGGATTCTGGGTGCGGTGGAGCAGGGCGATCAGCAGGCGCTGACGGATCTGCTCGAAGACCTGCACGCAGCCGACATCGCCGACCTTCTGGAACAGATCGATGCCAGCGACCGGGCGCGGCTGATCCGGCTTTACGACCGTGAGTTCGACGGCGAGATCCTGTCCGAACTGGACGAGTCGATCCGCGAAGAAGTCATCGAGACGCTGAACCCGCTGGTTCTGGCCGACGCGGTCCGGGAGATGGAAAGCGACGATGTCGTCGACCTTCTCGAAGACCTTGAGGTGCCGCAGCAGGAAGCCATTCTTGAGGCGCTTGAAGATGCCGACCGGGTCGCGGTTGAGCAATCTCTGAGCTATCCGGAAAACTCGGCCGGCCGCTTGATGCAGCGCGAAGTGGTGATGGCGCCTGAGCATTGGAATGTCGGTCAGGCCATTGATTTCATGCGCAACTCGGATGATTTGCCAGAGCAGTTCTATCACGTGGTCCTGGTTGATCCGCGTCTGCATCCGATTGGCAATGTCACCCTTGGCCGGATCATGGCTACCAAACGCCAAGTGCCGCTGACCGAACTGGTCGAGGACACCTTTCAGGTGATCCCCGCCGATCAGGACGAGGAAGACGTGGCTTATGCCTTCAACCAGTACCACCTGATCTCGGCGCCCGTGACCGACGCTGAGGGGCGTCTGGTCGGTGTGATCACCATCGACGATGCGATGATCGTGCAGGACGAAGAACACGAAGAAGACATCCTGCGCCTGGCCGGTGTGGGCGAGGAAAGCTCGCTGGCTGACCGGGTGATTGAAACCACCAAACGCCGGTTCCCCTGGCTCGCTGTGAATCTGGTCACGGCGATATTGGCCTCGCTGGTGATTGCGCAGTTTGAAGCAACCATTTCGCAGTTCGTGGCCCTTGCGGTGCTGATGCCGATTGTCGCCTCGATGGGCGGTAATGCCGGCACCCAGTCGCTGACGGTTGCCGTGCGCGCGATTGCCACCCGCGACCTTACCGGCTCCAACGTCTGGCGGGTGATCCGCCGCGAAGTGCTGGTGGGGCTGGTCAACGGGGTGATCTTTGCCATTGTGATGGGTCTGGTGGGCCTCGCTTGGTTCGGCTCGCCGATGCTGGGGGTCGTGATTGCCGTCGCTATGGTGATCAATCTGGTCGTGGCGGGGCTGGCGGGAACGGTGATCCCGGTTCTATTGGAGAAAGCCGGTATTGACCCGGCGCTGGCCTCAGGCGCTTTTGTGACCACGGTGACCGATGTGGTCGGGTTCTTTGCCTTCCTCGGGCTTGCCGCAACTGTTTTGCTGTAG
- a CDS encoding 5-formyltetrahydrofolate cyclo-ligase: protein MTDLTEIKAAARKAAFARRKQAHARNTPGAAGHLSEVLAGYRGVPLSGFLPIRTEIDPVPAMAEAAAHGPVGVPVIMGAGQPLKFSRWQPEGPLRDGPFGAMVPEADDFFEPEILVVPLVAFDAKGGRLGYGGGFYDRTLELLRGKRATLAIGFAFDAQEAEDLPLEPTDQPLDMLITESRILQFSR from the coding sequence ATGACGGATCTGACTGAAATCAAGGCCGCCGCCCGCAAGGCCGCCTTTGCCCGCCGCAAGCAGGCGCATGCCCGCAATACTCCAGGTGCCGCAGGCCATCTGTCCGAGGTGCTGGCCGGTTACCGCGGCGTGCCGCTGTCGGGTTTTCTGCCGATCCGCACCGAGATCGACCCGGTGCCCGCAATGGCCGAAGCGGCAGCGCACGGGCCTGTTGGCGTTCCGGTTATCATGGGGGCGGGCCAGCCGCTCAAATTCAGCCGCTGGCAGCCCGAAGGCCCGCTGCGCGACGGCCCTTTTGGCGCCATGGTTCCCGAGGCAGATGACTTTTTCGAGCCTGAGATCCTGGTGGTGCCGCTGGTTGCCTTTGATGCCAAGGGCGGACGGCTGGGTTACGGCGGCGGCTTTTATGACCGCACGCTGGAATTGCTGCGCGGCAAGCGGGCGACGCTGGCGATCGGCTTTGCCTTTGACGCGCAAGAGGCCGAAGACCTGCCGCTGGAACCCACCGATCAACCGCTGGACATGCTGATTACCGAAAGCCGGATCCTGCAATTCAGCCGCTGA
- a CDS encoding TIGR00282 family metallophosphoesterase encodes MRILFLGDVMGRAGRSAITENLRRLRQDWRLDFVVVNGENASNGMGLSGEHAKLLLEAGVDCLTLGDHAFDQKDMLQFIEKEQRIIRPLNFAKGAPGRGFRLFQAPGGRKVLVVQVLGQVFMKRAFDDPFGAVEAVLKSHPRGGLAQAIIVDVHCEATSEKMAMGHFCNGRASLVVGTHTHVPTADAQILSEGTGYLTDAGMCGDYNSVIGMDKAEPMRRFLTGMPKARFTPANGAATLSGVFVETDDRTGAAKQIRMVRNGGLLQEAAP; translated from the coding sequence ATGCGAATTCTGTTTCTAGGCGATGTGATGGGCCGCGCGGGGCGCAGTGCCATTACCGAAAATCTGCGGCGGCTGCGCCAGGACTGGCGGCTCGATTTTGTTGTGGTGAACGGCGAAAACGCCTCCAACGGCATGGGGCTGAGCGGCGAGCACGCCAAACTGCTGCTGGAGGCCGGCGTTGATTGCCTGACCCTGGGCGACCATGCCTTTGATCAAAAGGACATGCTGCAGTTCATTGAGAAGGAGCAGCGCATTATCCGGCCGCTGAACTTTGCCAAAGGCGCACCGGGCCGCGGCTTCCGGCTGTTCCAGGCCCCGGGCGGGCGCAAGGTGCTGGTGGTGCAGGTGCTGGGCCAAGTGTTCATGAAGCGCGCTTTCGATGATCCCTTCGGCGCGGTTGAGGCGGTGCTGAAATCGCACCCCCGGGGCGGGCTGGCACAGGCCATCATTGTGGATGTGCATTGCGAAGCCACCTCCGAGAAGATGGCGATGGGACATTTCTGCAACGGGCGTGCCTCGCTGGTGGTCGGGACCCATACCCATGTTCCAACGGCTGACGCGCAGATCCTGTCCGAAGGCACCGGCTATCTGACCGATGCCGGCATGTGCGGTGATTACAATTCGGTCATCGGTATGGACAAGGCCGAGCCGATGCGCCGCTTCCTGACCGGAATGCCCAAGGCGCGCTTTACCCCTGCAAACGGTGCGGCCACCCTGTCCGGCGTGTTTGTCGAGACTGACGACCGCACAGGTGCTGCCAAGCAGATTCGCATGGTGCGCAACGGCGGCCTGCTGCAGGAGGCCGCCCCCTGA
- a CDS encoding SLC13 family permease produces the protein MQFFQLGDSGSAVLAIAIVLAMFVAFLRETYPTEVVALTGVAAMLATGVLPYNQALPVLSNPAPWTIAAMFIIMGALVRTGALDAFTQIAKKQAEVSPKLAVALLMAFVVAASAVVSNTPVVVVMIPVFIQISRTLKVSASKMLIPLSYAAILGGTLTLIGTSTNLLVDGVARAQGLQPFTIFEVTPLGVILVIYGMIYLRFIAPRLLPDRDSMAMLLSDKSKMKFFTEAVIPPESNLIGREVTGVQLFKRPGVRLIDVIRGDDSLRRNLMGVELQVGDRVVLRTRMTELLSLQTNKELKRVDQVSAVETETVEVLITPGCRMVGRSLGAMRLRRRYGVYTLAVHRRNQNIGVQLDDLVVRIGDTLLLEGAPADIQRLASDMDLADVSQPTQRAYRRSHAPIAVVALLGIVLLAAFGVAPILMLSLLMVSLVFVTRCIDADEAFSFVDGRLLALIFSMLAIGAALESSGAVALIVNAIAPGLSMLPPFLLVWAVYLLTSVLTELVSNNAVAVVVTPIAIGLAQAMGVDPRPLVVAVMVAASASFATPIGYQTNTLVYGPGGYKFTDFLRVGIPLNLTVGMVASLIIPFFWPL, from the coding sequence ATGCAGTTTTTCCAACTAGGTGATTCCGGCAGCGCGGTCCTGGCGATAGCCATTGTTCTGGCCATGTTCGTGGCTTTTCTGCGCGAAACCTATCCCACCGAAGTTGTGGCGCTGACCGGCGTTGCAGCAATGCTGGCCACTGGCGTTTTGCCCTACAATCAGGCGTTGCCGGTGCTGTCCAACCCGGCGCCTTGGACCATTGCGGCGATGTTCATCATCATGGGTGCCTTGGTGCGGACCGGTGCGCTGGATGCCTTCACTCAAATCGCCAAAAAGCAGGCTGAGGTGAGCCCCAAGCTTGCGGTTGCCTTGCTGATGGCCTTTGTGGTTGCGGCCTCTGCCGTGGTGTCAAACACGCCGGTGGTGGTGGTGATGATACCAGTGTTCATCCAGATCTCCCGCACCCTGAAGGTTTCCGCCTCCAAGATGCTGATCCCGCTCAGCTATGCGGCGATCCTGGGCGGCACGCTGACACTGATCGGAACCTCGACCAACCTGCTGGTGGATGGTGTTGCGCGGGCGCAGGGCCTGCAGCCTTTCACTATTTTTGAGGTCACGCCGCTGGGCGTGATCCTGGTCATCTATGGCATGATCTACCTGCGCTTTATCGCGCCGCGTTTGCTGCCGGACCGTGACAGTATGGCCATGCTGCTGAGCGACAAATCCAAGATGAAATTCTTCACCGAAGCGGTGATCCCGCCCGAAAGCAACCTGATCGGCCGCGAAGTCACCGGCGTGCAGCTGTTCAAACGCCCTGGCGTGCGGCTGATCGACGTGATCCGCGGCGATGACTCTTTGCGCCGCAACCTCATGGGTGTGGAGCTGCAGGTCGGCGACCGGGTGGTGCTGCGCACCCGGATGACCGAGCTGTTGAGCCTGCAAACCAACAAAGAGCTCAAGCGGGTGGATCAGGTTTCCGCCGTCGAGACCGAAACCGTGGAGGTGCTGATCACGCCCGGATGCCGCATGGTGGGCCGCAGCCTTGGCGCCATGCGCCTGCGCCGCCGCTACGGCGTCTATACCCTGGCGGTGCACCGCCGGAACCAGAACATCGGCGTGCAGCTGGATGACCTTGTGGTGCGGATCGGCGACACCCTGCTGCTGGAGGGGGCGCCCGCCGATATCCAGCGTCTGGCCTCCGACATGGATCTGGCCGATGTCTCGCAGCCGACCCAGCGCGCCTACCGCCGCAGCCACGCGCCGATTGCCGTTGTTGCACTGCTGGGGATCGTTCTGCTGGCCGCCTTCGGCGTGGCACCTATCCTGATGCTGTCTCTGCTGATGGTGTCGCTGGTGTTCGTGACCCGCTGCATCGACGCGGACGAGGCGTTCTCCTTTGTCGACGGGCGGCTCCTGGCGTTGATTTTTTCGATGCTGGCCATCGGCGCCGCGCTGGAAAGCTCTGGTGCGGTTGCCCTGATCGTCAATGCCATTGCCCCCGGCTTGTCGATGCTGCCGCCGTTCCTGCTGGTCTGGGCGGTCTATCTGCTGACCTCTGTCTTGACCGAGCTGGTCTCAAACAACGCAGTGGCTGTAGTCGTCACCCCGATTGCCATTGGCCTGGCCCAGGCCATGGGAGTGGATCCGCGCCCCTTGGTGGTGGCCGTCATGGTCGCCGCCTCGGCCTCCTTTGCCACCCCGATCGGATACCAGACCAACACGCTGGTTTACGGTCCTGGCGGTTACAAGTTCACCGATTTCCTGCGTGTCGGCATCCCGCTGAACCTGACCGTCGGCATGGTTGCGTCCTTGATTATTCCGTTTTTCTGGCCGCTCTGA